In the Apodemus sylvaticus chromosome 3, mApoSyl1.1, whole genome shotgun sequence genome, GTGTGCCACAACAGCTGATTTGTACCCAGATATTTTTACACGTGGGGGAAGGCGTCTTCGTTTCTACATTTAATTAGTTGTCGAATTAGAAAGGTACACGTTCCATTTTATATATCCCTGTTCTATTCCAGAATTATCTTAGCAACGTTAGTAGTTACTGTGGTCCTGGAATATGAGAGTGAATAACATGGAGCCGGCCCTGCACTCCTGCAGTTAACAGCAGAAAATGATCTACTCTATGGAATGGACTTAATACAGATGAAACTCAAGAGAGACAAGGCTCTTTAGAACTGATGACAGGATACTCAACTCTCCAACCAGGCATTCTGTTCTAAGTGACAGGTTCTGAGCACTTCTTCATCCTTGTCGCCTCGCCCCATGCCCCGCCCAGGGGGATTTGCGCCTGCGCATGGCCACACCTCGCCTTAGCCCCTCCCACTGGAAGGTGCGTGAAGGGGCCTGAAGAAACTGACGTCATAGGGAGGGCCTGACTCGCGGGCCAGAGGCCGCCGGAAGTGCTCAGTGTTGTTGACGGAAGTAGAAGCCTGTAATGGCGGCTGTGGCTGAAGTTGTGGTGAGTACCACCGGCTTCGTGCCGGTGTCAGTCTGGGAGAGGCCGGGGCGAAGGGACATGGGGCGAATCCGGGTGCGGCTCCCGGGGAGGCCGGGGTGCTGGGCTGAGGCCTGGGCGTGGCCGCTGGCAGACGCCGAGCCTGAAGCCGGCTATGACCGCAGGTACCCGCGGACGGCGCGGAAGCCAGGCCATTGGCGGCCGAGGAGCTGGCGGCGCAGAAGCGAGAGCAGAGACTGCGCAAGTTCCGTGAGCTGCATCTGAAGCGGGTGAGTGGCGCGGACGCGGGCCAGGCTGGGAGCAGGGCTGGAGGAGGGAGGCGCACCCGATCTCAGGACCGGGCGTCCCCGGGACCTGATCTCcgccgggggtggggggtctggACTCAGGTAGAGATCGCTTTGACACCTGTCAAAAGCCCCACCCGCTTGCTCCACCCGGCCACACCCACGTTACCAGGTGTACCTTAGGTTTTCCCTCTTGTTCATGATTCTTCATTTTTATCCAGGGAAATATTTAGTTAGAAATAGGAAAGAAGTTCTCAGTAAGACCTTTCTCACCTTAAAAAGAGCGAGCACACACTTCCCCCCTTTTTCGAGTTCAGActcaaaaaaaatataatttatttccatCTCTTGTTTGCATACCCACTCAAGTCCTAAGCATGGCTGCCCAGACACTGGACATTGACATTGTTTCTCTGAAGCTCTCACTCACTTCCCCATGTGACTGCTTGCCCATCTGACCCTTTTGCTGAACCTGCTTGTTTTTTTGGAATGTAATCCAAAAGGCATAGCTATATCTTCTTAGTGTCTCCCTTCTAGCACTGGCCAAGATTTACAGCCTGCTTGACCTGCTTTTTgtcttgaactcttttttttttttttttttttttttttttttttggttttttgagacagggtttctctgtgtagccctggctgtcctggaactcactctgtagaccaggctggcctcaaactcagaaatctgcctgcctctgcctcccaagtgctgggattacaggcgtgcgccaccacgcccggcttgtcTTAAACTCTTAATAAAACGTTTCTTGGCTTGGCGAGATGACTCAGTGTCTAGAGATCCTTGTACAAGCCTGGccacctgagtttgacccctgaaactcagagaaaagtggaaggagagaaccgacttcACAGAGTTGTTCACAGAGTTCCTCAcacaaaagtaagaaaatatgtgtgtgtttttgtgtgtatgtgtgtcagggaGTGTATGTAGAGGACAGAGAACAACAGGAGtaatttggttttctccttccgtAATGTGGCTTCCAGGGATTGAAATCATCTGGCTATGTGGCAGtcacccttacccactgagccgtcttgctGGCtcaaatgaacttttttttttcctaaaaaatggCCTTTGAGGGGTTGGAAAAATGGCTTAGCAgtgaagagcattgactgctcttctgtaggtcctgagttcaaatctcagcaaccacatggtggctcacaaccatctgtagcaagatctgacgccctcttctggagtgtttgaagacagctacagtgtggttacatagaataaataaataaatgaataaataagtaaatcctaaaaaaaaattgCCTTTGAGAATATAGAACAAAACAAACGAATGAGCTAGCACATCACTGAATGTTTACTATGTAAACAGTGGTTCTTGACCTTGTTCATGCCGTGGTGACACATAACCATAAATTAATTCTGTTGCTGCTTCTTAACTATAATTTGTTGCTGTAAACATCTGGTATGTAGGATATCTGCTGTGTGACCCTTGTCGGtcggggtcatgacccacaggttgagaaccactgttgtacATGCTGGAGATCAAAACCAGGCTCAGTGGATCAGGTACCCAGGACCCACAGAAATGCTGGGTGGGTGCGGTAGcctgccttcaatcccagcactgtggaggcagagacaagactTCTGGAGCAAGCTGAGTAATCAGGCAGACTGAGTTCAGGTGACCATCCTTGCCTCAATATGTAAGGTAGAGATCAATTGAGGAATACCAACATCAGTCTTAGCCctcacatgcatgtatacctgcacacatgtgcccaTATACATGTGGATATACGCAATACACACAGTCTAATATTCAAAGCCAGTCTTCAGATACTAAGCAAAAACTTCAGTCCCACAAATATTTCTGTCTGAAAAAGGTAATGTAATAAGCCATTGTGCTTAAATGTTGGCTTATAGAGGCAATGTTTATAGTTCGTGTGCCTGGAGCTTGGGACGCTTGGCTTCCTAAATCAGAGGTCACCAGTCTGTGGCCTACGTAATCTCTAACTTCCATGTTCCTTAGACTGGTGGACTCTGATGGCTTGCAGTTGCCATTCCTGTGCTTGGGCAGTTTATAGGTTCCTTGACTACATAGGGAGATTGAGATTGAGGCTAGCCTAGAGTACATTAGACCATGGTCTATAAAAACTGAAACCAAGTAAAATGCTAGTTTTCCACAGGGCTAAGATTGTCTGAGTGAGAGCTCTTGCTTCCTAGTGGGTGTCCTTCTTGTCTCTTGCCATGGAGTAACCTAAAGTACCAACTATGAATGGTTTAGAGATAAAGAGGCACGGAAGCCTCCAGTCAGAGGAGCCGTCTTTCAGCCAGCGAGATACTCAGTGAGTGGCAGCACTTGCTGTGAGAAGACTGAGGACCTCAGCTTcgttcccagaacccacttggTGGAAGAGGAGAACTGCTTCCTGggagctgacctctgacctgcacacaaactacatggcatgtgtgtgctcacacaaaAAAGACAGATACCTTCataaaaaaaggttttaaataaaGTTCAGAAAATCCGTGATTGCTCCAGTACTGTGGCGGAGTGCCGTGAGGGCACTTTGTCAGCCTTTATTCTGAAGCCCTTTATTCTGGAGCCACCTACCTGGACAGGCAGAGGTGACGGAGCCCCAGGGCTCTGCAGCAGCAGAATTGTTCAGCACAGCAGTCTCATTCTCTCTGCCAAACCTTCTCAGTCTGTTCCCGTGCTTAAAATCATCTGCTGGCTTTTCGTTGCTTGCAGCATAAATGGGGACCCTTTGTCACTGCAGATGAGACAGGGTCTGTTTGGGCCCCTCTCCTGATGGCCTTTTCTTTCTTATGGTTTTAGAATGAAGCTCGAAAGTTAAATCACCAGGAAGTTGTGGAAGAAGACAAAAGACTTAAGTTGCCTGCCAACTGGGAAGCCAAGAAAGCACGCCTGGAGTGGGagctgcaggaggaggagaagaagaaggttAGGAagccactgcccctcccccactgagcCGGGAGGAGGCTAGCCCAGTCGGGAAGAGGCTAGCCCAATCGGAGGGGGAGCCAGTCACTTGAGGGCCTTTCTTCACTTGTCTGTAGGACAAGCACTATAATGGCTACTTGAATGAATTAGGAATTCTGTGAGCTAACATCTGCAAAACATTTAAAAGGGTTCTGAGTCCTGCTctgttctgttgttgattttattacatttttgttttctgtgtgtatggGCATAAGAgtggggggtcagaggacaacttagggGAGTCAGTTCTCCTCCACCACGTGCCTCCTGATACAGCGCTCAGGTGGTGGGGCGTGGCAGTGAGCGCCTGTGTCCCCCGAACCACCCTGGCGGCCTGTTACTGGATATTTTGATAGtggttttttttcaatttaaaatagtTCAAATTGTTAATCGAGGCGTGTTACACctatagttccagcacttgggaagctgaggtagggGGATTGCTttcagtttgaggtcagcctgggtgcaaaaaaaccaaaactaggcATGCATGCTGTGTGGCAGGGTGGTTGCTGTGTGGCAGGGTGGGTTGTGCGGTGGGTAGCACTGCCTGTCTTCCCAGGAATGTGCAGCTCGCGGGGAAGACTATGAGAAGGTGAAGCTGCTGGGGATCAGCGCGGAGGACGCCGAGaggtgggagaagaggagaaagaggaagaacccTGACCTGGGCTTCTCAGGTACGGCGGCCTGGGCTGAGCTCCGCCTTGCTGCGTGGGCCTGCTGGACCAAGGAGAACCCTGGGCCGCCCGTGAGGCGGCTGGCTGCTTAGGTCCTAAGTGCAAAGTTAGCTTTTGTAGTTGTAGCTTTTTTGTGCAGTCTGCGAACTCAGggtccttgcctctgcctcctgggcggTGGGCTCACAGGGATGAGCCACCACCCCTGACAGAATTGGCCTGTTGGGTAGAGGCTGTGCTTAGGATAGTGCCCTGTGCATGTGGGACAGTGGTGATTCCGAGGTTTCTCTTATAAGTAATAGCCAGATACGGACACAGATCACCTGGTTCTCATTTTGTTTAGATTATGCTGCTGCCCAATTGCGCCAGTATCACCGGCTGACCAAGCAGATCAAGCCAGACATGGAAAGCTATGAGCGACAGAGAGAAAAGCAGTAAGGCCTTGGGCAGATGCAGGGTGGTTCCTGGGAGGGGGTGTAAGCAGAGTGTTAAAGACGTGTAAGTACAAGCTAGTTAAAGGAGTTACTTACTTATTTGAGACATTTCTACTGTGTGGCTtgggctgtccttaaactcacagcaatccttctgcctcagtctcctgaatgctgggattatatatGTTTGCCAACTTGCTTATCAAtggctctctcttttttttttccctttttttttttttgagacagggtttctctgtgtagccctggctgtcctggaactcactctgtagaccaggctgccctcgaactcagaaatcctcctgcctctgcctccgagtgctgggattacaggcttgcaacaccactgcccagccaatggCTGTCTCTTGCTAACGCTATTTACTGTTCTCCTCATTAAACAGCAGTTAGGCCCTGACTTTCCTTGGAGACGTTCAGGTGCTGACATCAGGTCACCAGAGCTCGGTGCTCTTGTAGGAGCTGCATGCTTTGGGGCTGGGGCAGGTCAGCTTTGTAAAGAACCAGATGGTGAAGATTTGTATTTAAGGGACCCAGTGTCCCTCACCCCCAGCTGTTCCCAGATGTGGTGTGAGGAGCAGAAGTGGAATGAGTAGGCGTGGCTGTGGCTCCTGGcttgtttttgtctgtttctcttcatagccctggctttcccgaGATGGCCTGCCTcactctcttgagtgctgggatcaaaggtgtgcgccaccgtgCCCAGCCAGGTTCTATTTTGATCCAGAGAAATAACCTTAGAATCTCTTaacaccccctccccttcctctcccactcCACGTGAGTTTTGAGGAGTCCTTTAAATGTTGGCACTGTTCATGTATCTGAAGAAGGAAGCAGTCAGTCTGTGAGCCAGGCTGGCTCAGGAGTCCCTCCGGGGATGGCTTGTGGGCATGCTCACCCAGCCTGGATCATCCTTTgggagtctgttttctttttttctttgtctttttctgtgtAATAAGTATATTTATATGTTGTCTCTTATTACCAGTGGTAGTATAGTTTGAAATTAGACTGGAGTGCTCCTGTCTGACTAGAAACTCTTGTTGTTGTCTTCTTAGTGGAGAAGACTTTTTCCCGACATCCAACAGTCTTCTCCATGGGACGCATGTGCCTTCTTCAGAGGAAATTGACAGGATGGTGTTGGATCTGGAGAAGCAGTAAGTACTCAGTAGAGGGCGTGAGAGGATGGATGGGCGTGGCTCTGAGGCTGACACTCTGACAGGAGCACCTTGAGCACAGCAGTGCGCCGGCTCACTTTGGACCCAAGGCTGGTGGTTTGAAGTTGGACAGCGCGGCCAGGTTGAGCCATGGCATTTGGAGTGAGGTGGGAATGTGGATGGGATCAAAGTGCCGTGGTGGCAAACTGACATTGGTCATGGCTTTAGGGGTCCCAGACCATCGTCTTCAGGCCTGAGGCAGCACGTGCTAGGAGGCCTAGTGACCCTGAGGTCTAAGAAGCGGACAGATTGGTGGGGAGGAGAGGTGGAGCCCTAATATTCCTTTCAAGGGCACAGTCTTAGGACTCAGCTTCCTCTTATTAAGCCCTACTTCTTAAAGGTTCCAGCACCGTGAGTGACCCTGTCAGCAGGGGACCAGGTTGGCACTATCAAGACCAGTCCAAACTGTAGTAGTTAgtgttttctgtctgtttgtttttaacaggggcctcatgtagcccagcCTGAGTCAGAACCGAATCTGCTGAGATTGTGTGTATTTCTACCTggccatatttatttattaaattttaattaattaattgtggttttttttttttttgagatagagtttcactatgtatatcagggctggcctcaaactcaaagagcctcctgcctttgcctcccaggtgccTGGCCATACTTATTTCCGATAGTGGGGAATGCATTTATGTTTAGGATGGTGCAGTGGTACATACCACACCCTGCACAGTGTAGAGCCAACCGTGCAGTGATGCAGTGGTGTGTTCGACACTGCACAGTGTAGAACTGTGCAGTGATGGAGCAGATGTACCACACTCTGCACAATGTAGAACAGTGCAGGTGATGCAGCAGTGTCTACACACTCTGCACAGTGCAGCACCGTGCAGGGATGCAGTGGTGTACCACACTCTGCACAGTGCTTGCTGTCCACAGTCAGGGTGTTTTTCCTCAGACACTTCCTGTCCCCACTTGTAGCAGCACAGCGCATCATTGCTCTTTACaagcattctttttgttttggagttttgaGATGGCTATCattgtgtagcctaggctagtctcCAACAGGTGGCTATCCTTGAGCCTCTGGCTCCTAATTGCTCAGTGATAGGTGTGGGTCACTACGGAAATGTTCAGGCCTGCTCTGTGCAGAGTCTATGTTTGCTGGATCTCAAGACTTACAGTCAAGTTCAACTAATCAATTAGTCTTCATCTGCAGCTGATGAGAACTACGTCTCCTTTTTTTGTCCCCCCAAGGTGTTTTATTATGAATTCTCTCCTGAACTTTTTGTCCATGTTTTATTAAGATCAGAGAAGAAGGCGGTTTAGACCAGAACATGGTTGAATGCCTTCAACCCTAgggtttgggaggcagaggcaggttgatctttGGAATCAAGCATTAAGGTCTGGGGAAGGGGATTCTGAACCTCAtggctcccttccttccccagaaTTGAAAAGCGAGACAAATACAGCAGAAGACGTCCATACAATGATGATGCCGACATCGACTACATCAATGAGAGGAACGCTAAGTTCAACAAGAAAGCAGAGAGGTTCTACGGCAAGTATACGGCCGAGATCAAGCAGAACCTGGAGAGAGGAACGGCTGTGTGAGCCTCCCTCGGGGAGCGGTGCCGAAGCTGGGACAGGATTGGAGGCTCCTGCTGGCAAGTCCAGACTGCTGCGTGGGACCAGTTCGATTACTGTCGCACTTACCCCcgcctccccaccccaaccccaggcTTCTGAAATAAATGTCTTTCCTCACCTCTCTTCCACATGCTCATGTCCACATTTTCGTGCTTGGATAGACAATGTATTTCTTGTAGTGAGTGATGTTTTGTAAAAATCTAATTTGTATAAAtcctaattattatttttctatgtattttaaatGTGCATAACCATCTAACCTTTGAATTATTGGGGCTCAGATGTACACGCTGCAGTCACTCTGCTATGAGAGTTGTTAGGAAGTGGGCAGAAGCTACAGCCAGGCTTTGGGACTGGCCGGGAGGGGACCAAGAAGCAGAGGCTGCCAAGACAGAGGCTCCCGGGGTTCCAGCACTGTATGTCTGCCCAGGACTGGAGTCGGAGGTCGTGGCCATCAGCCATGCGCACTCCCTTTTTAAAGAACAATAAAATGCTTTGGAATAGAGTCTGAACAATTCGTGTAATTTAAACATTGGAGGTTCTTGCACAACTGTGGGAGCATTTGTTACATGTCAGCGTAATTGAGTGTTGACTTTGGCCAACCTTGGCAGATCTCTGCTCCACCTGGCATCTGAGGACCTGAAGGGACGGGGTAGATGACAGTCTGATGCATAGACAGCCATACTTCAGTTTCAGTGCACTTTCATAcacgaaagaaagaaagcagtgacCCAAGGAAGGTTGTATCAGTTCAGAAAAACATCCATAAATGCCAAGAAGCACACACTAAATATTAGCAGAATAGTTTTTCCTAGAGCTTTCTCAGGACAGACCTGTTTAAAAACAGTTGCTGGACACATATTACATATTGTGTCTGGGAAAGAATGAATGCAAGACAGAAGCTATACGTATCCAGATTAAGAGCTCACTGCCCAGACTGGCTCTACATCTGTGTTCTGATATTCAACAAGAATAAACAAATTGTAAATGTTTGTCACAGGAGGCAACAAGTCATGAAGTCACATTCAAGAACAATTCAGGGGACAAAATACACTTGAGGTAAAGTCCCTCTGGCCTTTTCCTTGCCTCAGTTCCCCAGGCAGTGTTCACTGTGAGTCATTCTTCTGGCCATGTTCATGCAGCTGAAGATCAGCTTGGTTTCGGGCCTCTGGAAAAGAAAGAGTTAAAATGGTCACAGCAACTGTccagagagaagcttcctctcCGGCTGAAGTGAGAAGTAATTAGGATGTTCCAAATTTAAAGCGGGGTGAGGCTGCTtgtatctttaatcccagcactcaccaggtagaggcaggcatgtagtgagaattttggtttctttaaaaccaAACTAATTATATTATgtgaacatgtttttgttttaatcccaggtgtgggatttGAAGATGGCATTGGTGACTGGTTAAAAGTgccccctccttttccctttaGACATGTAGTGGAGGCTGGCCCTGACTTGTAAGCTgaatcttgaattcctgatcctcttcccaagtgctaggctgACAGGAGTGCCCCACCATGCTCAGGTTTACTTAGTGTGTGAGTGGAGGTGCCAGGCCTGGTCTTCTGTGGCCTTCCAGGCTAGCTGGCCGGAGAGCTGTCTCATCTTAGGCATGCTAGGATGACAGAAGGATGCACATTACCATGTCTAGTCTTGGGTGGGTTCTAGGGTCAGGGCTGAGCTCTGGTCTTCACGCTTTCAGAGAAAGTGCCTtctccactgaaccatctcctgaGTACCCCTCAGCACCCTCCCTAATGCCCCGCTTCCATTAAGACATAGTCTTGAAGTCTTGTGatcctctctgcttctccaatGCTGATCATATTCCAGGAATAAACTGCCAGGTCCAGCCTTTTATTTCTGTTGGCCATTTGTGTTAGCACATTGCCCTTCTCTGGACAAGCCGTGTGGCAGGGGTGTGTGTGATGGAATTGGGCACCCAGGGAAGGGAACAAGGCCTGTGGGAATGTCCTGTTTGGGGGAGGGCGGTTTCACAGATAGCAGTAGGAATGAAGATGGGCTTATAGAAGCAGAGGTGACCCTAGCATCTTGGACCCCACAGCTGAGCTCTCATTAGCCGCTGCTTTTCTAAAGAAGTGTCCCCTACCTCTGCTGTCTAGGGTTAGACTTTGGTAGGTGCTTACGCCAGTGCCTGGCTCCTGGGCTGTGAATAACTTGGTAATCAAAAccaagggggagagggagaagctgATAAAAAGGCAGCAGTGTGGAAGCTCAAATGAATGCTAAGTGGAAACGCAGCAAGAAAGCAGCCAGCAGTGACGTCACGCAGCCCATTCTCAGCCtcgtagtgagttcaaggccatcttggtctacctGAGACACTACACAGCAGGCTGGGGCAATGGCAAAGGCAGAAGCACGATGCTTGCGACTTAGTTATGTGTGGAAGGTCACTCTCTGTCACTCTCCCCAATGTGGACTCGTTCAATGCATTCTGGTTTTTTACTACTGTTTCATCGGTTGAGCCTGGCTTGTTAGAGTTGAAAGGGCCCAGGCTAGATTTTTGCCTGGGGAGACCCTCCCAGTCTAGGGTTAGACTTTGGTAGGTGCTGGCACCAGTGCCTA is a window encoding:
- the Syf2 gene encoding pre-mRNA-splicing factor SYF2; protein product: MAAVAEVVVPADGAEARPLAAEELAAQKREQRLRKFRELHLKRNEARKLNHQEVVEEDKRLKLPANWEAKKARLEWELQEEEKKKECAARGEDYEKVKLLGISAEDAERWEKRRKRKNPDLGFSDYAAAQLRQYHRLTKQIKPDMESYERQREKHGEDFFPTSNSLLHGTHVPSSEEIDRMVLDLEKQIEKRDKYSRRRPYNDDADIDYINERNAKFNKKAERFYGKYTAEIKQNLERGTAV